The following proteins are co-located in the Vigna angularis cultivar LongXiaoDou No.4 chromosome 2, ASM1680809v1, whole genome shotgun sequence genome:
- the LOC108328508 gene encoding protein yippee-like isoform X1, protein MGRLFLINLEGKFYCCKHCQTHFALDDDIISKMILLKNIKVMIFFTLGIGFLYLVFCILLWESFHCRHGKAYLFDKVVNVTIGEKEERMMITGLHTVVDLFCVVCGSIVGWKYEAAYEKSQKYKEGKFILERYKVLGPDGSLYMAAQEAHAALSDADDI, encoded by the exons ATGGGAAGACTATTCTTGATCAATCTGGAAGGAAAGTTCTATTGCTGCAAACACTGCCAAACACATTTTGCTCTTGATGATGACATTATCTCCAAG atgattttattgaaaaatatcaaAGTCATGATATTTTTTACGCTCGGGATTGGATTTCTCTACCTGGTGTTCTGCATATTGCTTTGGGAG TCTTTCCATTGCAGGCATGGAAAAGCTTATCTTTTTGATAAAGT TGTGAATGTGACAATTGGAGAGAAAGAAGAACGGATGATGATAACCGGATTGCATACTGTTGTTGACTTATTCTGTGTTGTATGTGGTTCCATTGTTGGATGGAAATAT GAGGCTGCTTATGAGAAGAGTCAAAAGTACAAAGAGGGAAAGTTCATCCTTGAAAG GTATAAGGTCTTGGGACCTGATGGAAGCCTCTATATGGCAGCTCAAGAAGCTCATGCTGCATTAAGTGATGCTGatgatatttga
- the LOC108328508 gene encoding protein yippee-like isoform X2, whose amino-acid sequence MGRLFLINLEGKFYCCKHCQTHFALDDDIISKSFHCRHGKAYLFDKVVNVTIGEKEERMMITGLHTVVDLFCVVCGSIVGWKYEAAYEKSQKYKEGKFILERYKVLGPDGSLYMAAQEAHAALSDADDI is encoded by the exons ATGGGAAGACTATTCTTGATCAATCTGGAAGGAAAGTTCTATTGCTGCAAACACTGCCAAACACATTTTGCTCTTGATGATGACATTATCTCCAAG TCTTTCCATTGCAGGCATGGAAAAGCTTATCTTTTTGATAAAGT TGTGAATGTGACAATTGGAGAGAAAGAAGAACGGATGATGATAACCGGATTGCATACTGTTGTTGACTTATTCTGTGTTGTATGTGGTTCCATTGTTGGATGGAAATAT GAGGCTGCTTATGAGAAGAGTCAAAAGTACAAAGAGGGAAAGTTCATCCTTGAAAG GTATAAGGTCTTGGGACCTGATGGAAGCCTCTATATGGCAGCTCAAGAAGCTCATGCTGCATTAAGTGATGCTGatgatatttga
- the LOC108327325 gene encoding pentatricopeptide repeat-containing protein At3g61520, mitochondrial, which produces MVVKGERRWVLVNRAVQNLDWRKTLLCDFEGPIGKYWLRIFEASDHLLLVTLRLNSIPKALDFINYLRSRTEHHQALSCVFEGALELATQHPNSQKELLMLHSYRKSNGDNIALTSRSAFLLLKCLGEAQMVDDSLLLFKELDPCSKSSGICNELLKGLFKSGCIDDALQVIDEMLERDSDFPPDDFTGEVVFGVLGKQERHGRSFADNEIVGLVTKLCEHGVFPDAFKLTQMITKMCRHRKNGVAWDLLHVVMRLGGVVAVKAASCNALLTGLGRERDIQRMNKLMAEMEEMGIKPSVVTFGILVNHLCKARRIDEALEVFDKLSGKGEGNDRFDVEPDVTAVCPI; this is translated from the exons ATGGTGGTGAAGGGAGAGAGAAGATGGGTCCTCGTAAATCGTGCGGTTCAAAATTTGGATTGGAGGAAGACGCTCCTCTGTGATTTTGAGGGTCCCATTGGAAAG TATTGGTTACGTATCTTCGAAGCTTCAGACCATCTCCTCCTTGTCACTCTCCGCTTAAACTCCATTCCCAAAGCCCTCGATTTTATCAATTACCTCAGAAGCAGAACAGAGCACCACCAAGCCCTCTCTTGTGTGTTCGAAGGCGCTCTTGAACTCGCTACGCAGCACCCTAATTCGCAGAAAGAGCTTCTCATGCTTCATAGTTACCGAAAATCCAATGGTGATAACATTGCTCTCACTTCCAGATCTGCTTTCCTCCTTTTGAAGTGCCTAGGGGAGGCCCAAATGGTGGACGATTCGCTTCTTCTGTTCAAGGAGCTCGACCCCTGTTCCAAAAGTTCCGGAATTTGCAACGAATTGCTTAAGGGGTTGTTTAAATCCGGTTGCATTGATGATGCCCTCCAGGTGATTGACGAAATGCTTGAACGGGATTCTGATTTTCCTCCCGATGATTTCACGGGGGAAGTTGTTTTTGGGGTGTTGGGGAAGCAGGAGCGCCATGGAAGAAGCTTTGCTGATAATGAAATTGTGGGGTTGGTTACCAAGCTGTGTGAGCATGGAGTTTTCCCTGATGCGTTTAAGCTTACCCAAATGATAACGAAGATGTGCCGGCACCGGAAAAATGGTGTGGCGTGGGATCTTTTGCATGTTGTGATGAGATTGGGTGGTGTAGTTGCGGTTAAAGCTGCGTCTTGCAATGCTCTGTTAACTGGGTTGGGAAGGGAGAGGGACATTCAGCGGATGAATAAACTGATGGCAGAAATGGAAGAGATGGGGATAAAGCCCAGTGTTGTGACCTTTGGGATTCTTGTTAATCATTTGTGCAAAGCTAGGAGGATTGATGAGGCACTGGAGGTATTTGATAAGTTGAGCGGCAAAGGAGAAGGTAATGATAGGTTTGATGTTGAGCCTGATGtaacggccgtttgtccaatttaa